The region ACGGCGATCAGACCGAACGCCAGTCGTTCGAGGTCAGGCTGTTCGCCTGCGGGCCCATCAGCAGCATGCCGCCGTCCACCGGCCAGGACGCCCCGGTGACATAGCTGGCCGCTGGAGAGGCGAGAAACGCCACCACGGCGGCGACCTCCCGGGCGTCGCCCGGCCGCCCCACAGGTACGCCAGGACGTTCCCGGGTGAACGGGTCGACGTCCTCCTGGCCCGTCATCGGCGTGGCGATCTCGCCCGGGGCGACCGCGTTGACGGTGATCCCGTCGGCGGCCAACTCCTGTGCCATCACGCGGGTCAGCAGACCGAGCCCGCCCTTGGCGGCGCAGTAGGCGGCAGAGCCCACCCGGGGCGCGTGTTCGTGCACGCTGGTGATGGCGATGATCCGCCCGCCGGTGCCGGCGGCCCGCATCCGCCGGGCGGCCCGCTGCGCGCACAGGAACGGTGCGTCGAGGTCGACGGCGAGCACCTCGCGCCACTGCTCCCACCCGGTGTCGACGAACGGCGCGGACGCGCCGATGCCGGCGTTGTTGACCAGCACCCCGATGCCGCCCAGCCGATCGGCCACGTCGTCCACCACCGCCGCTGCCTCCGGCAACCGACGCAGGTCCACCTCGGCGACCTCGCAGCGACGACCGGCGGCGCGGACCTCGGTCGCGGTCCGCTCGGCACCGTCGGGGTCGCCGTACCAGGTGATGCCGATGTCGAAGCCCGCCCCGGCCAGGGCGACGGCGCAGGCCTTGCCGATGCCGGAGTCCGCGCCGGTGACCACGGCGATTCTCGGATAGTTCTCGTATCGCTGGGGCATGGTGCCGCACTACCCCTCCGGGCGCGGCCCAACCGTCACACCGGCGGCGTACCGTCGCCGGATGCGGATCACGAAATTCACGCATGCCTGCGTCCGGGTCGAGCACGACGGCGCGGTGTTGGTCATCGACCCGGGGACCTGGAGCGAGCCGCGCGCCCTGCACGGCGCGGACGCCGTCCTGGTCACCCACGAGCACACCGACCACATCGACGTGCTGCGCCTCGCCGGCCTCGGCGTCCCGGTGTACGCCCCCGAGGGCGCTCGACTGCCGGACCTCGCGCCGCTGCCGGTGACCCCGGTCCGCGCGGGACACCGTTTCACGGCGGCCGGCATCGAGGTCAGTGCCCACGGCGGCCGGCACGCCCCGATCCACGAGGGACAGCCGGACTGCCCCAACCTGGGCTACCTGGTCGGTGACGGGCTCTACCACCCCGGCGACTCGCTGCACGTGCCGGACGAGCCGGTCCACACCCTGCTCGTCCCGGCCCAGGGGTCCTGGCTGCGCCTCGACGAGGCGATCCGATTCGCTCGCGCCGTGGCAGCCGCCGTGGCGCACCCGATCCACGACGCGCAGCTCAACGAGCGTGGCCTGGCCAGCGTCGACAGCTGGTTCTCCGAGACGATCCCCGGTTACCGCCACCTCGCCCCCGGCGACACCGCCTGACCGCCGACACCGCCTGACCCGCCACCCCCGTGAGGTGGGTGCGGGGACCACACCGGCGGCGGCGACGGTGTCGACCGCACTCATATCCGATGTGGTCAATGTCACGGTAGCTTCGGCGCGCGCCGGCGCCCCTGTCGGCGCTGTCGAGGAGCGCCCATGTCCACACCACTGAGAGTCGCCACCACCCTCACCGCCGTCGTCCTGCTGGCCCTGAGCGCCGCCGCCCCCGCCCAGGCCGCCACCCCGTCCACCAAGACCCCGGTCGCCGGGTCCCTAAGCAGCTACAACGTCTCCGGGGTCTACATCGCCGGTGTCTCCTCCGGCGGCTACATGGCCACGCAGCTGCATGTCGCCTACTCGTCGCGGATCCGGGGCGCGGCCGTGTTCGCCGCCGGGCCGTACTACTGCTCCCGGAACACCGTCGCGCAGGCGCTCTACGGCTGCGGCGACAACCTCTACCCGACCAACGTGTCCGCCCTGCAGACGTACACCCGGACGTGGGCGTCGTACGGCTGGGTGGACCCGGTCGGCAACCTGTCCGGCGACCCGGTGTACGTGTTCCACGGCACCAACGACACCACTGTCAAGAAGTCCGTCACCGACGACCTGGTCCGCTACTACCAGCACTTCGGGGCCAGCGTGCAGTACGACAGCGGCTCCGCCGCCGGGCACTCCTGGGTCACCCCGTACGGCACGCTCGGATGCACGGCGACCGCCTCGCCGTACCTCAACGACTGCGGCATCGACCCGCAGAACGCTCTCCTGCGCAAGTTGCTCGGCGGGGTGAACGCACCGAACACCGGGGCGCTCGGCGGCACGCTCGTCCGGTTCAGCCAGAACACCTTCGCGGTCAACGGCTGGGCCAACGGGTTGAGCATGGACGCCAACGGCTACGCCTACGTCCCGTCGGCCTGCGCGGCCGGCCAGTCCTGTCGACTGCTGGTCGCCCTGCACGGCTGCGTC is a window of Micromonospora sp. WMMD961 DNA encoding:
- a CDS encoding MBL fold metallo-hydrolase, which translates into the protein MRITKFTHACVRVEHDGAVLVIDPGTWSEPRALHGADAVLVTHEHTDHIDVLRLAGLGVPVYAPEGARLPDLAPLPVTPVRAGHRFTAAGIEVSAHGGRHAPIHEGQPDCPNLGYLVGDGLYHPGDSLHVPDEPVHTLLVPAQGSWLRLDEAIRFARAVAAAVAHPIHDAQLNERGLASVDSWFSETIPGYRHLAPGDTA
- a CDS encoding PHB depolymerase family esterase translates to MSTPLRVATTLTAVVLLALSAAAPAQAATPSTKTPVAGSLSSYNVSGVYIAGVSSGGYMATQLHVAYSSRIRGAAVFAAGPYYCSRNTVAQALYGCGDNLYPTNVSALQTYTRTWASYGWVDPVGNLSGDPVYVFHGTNDTTVKKSVTDDLVRYYQHFGASVQYDSGSAAGHSWVTPYGTLGCTATASPYLNDCGIDPQNALLRKLLGGVNAPNTGALGGTLVRFSQNTFAVNGWANGLSMDANGYAYVPSACAAGQSCRLLVALHGCVQASGAVGTAFVDRANLNQYADTNNLIVLYPQASTSLSNPNGCWDWWGYLGATNFPIKGGAQVETIMNMVRRLDG
- a CDS encoding SDR family oxidoreductase produces the protein MPQRYENYPRIAVVTGADSGIGKACAVALAGAGFDIGITWYGDPDGAERTATEVRAAGRRCEVAEVDLRRLPEAAAVVDDVADRLGGIGVLVNNAGIGASAPFVDTGWEQWREVLAVDLDAPFLCAQRAARRMRAAGTGGRIIAITSVHEHAPRVGSAAYCAAKGGLGLLTRVMAQELAADGITVNAVAPGEIATPMTGQEDVDPFTRERPGVPVGRPGDAREVAAVVAFLASPAASYVTGASWPVDGGMLLMGPQANSLTSNDWRSV